atcttgaaataaaatgatcagTATTTAGTTTTACCACCTTTCTTGCTTATTATTAAATCCATTCTTTTGTTCATACTTTCGATAATCTTATCAATTACAGCCTTATCCATGGTCAATATTGTCTCTCACTCGTTTAGAAAAGTCCAGAAAATTTTCCCAAGTTATGTTGTTCGCGATGGCATCCTTTGTCAAGCGGTCTTTTACGAGCTTAAAAAAGTTTTCAGTTGGATTTATATCTGGGCTCCTTGGAGGGATGGAAAGTAGTTGGGCTCCCAGTGCGAGGCAGGAGCAACGTGCTAAAGCGCTGTTTTGGCTCGAATCTCCATCTTGAATCCAAAGCTTGGAGTcccctttgtttgttttttcaaacaTGTTGCCACATTCTCTTTGGACAAGGTCTTTAAAGCAGTGCCCGTCCAATGTGTCATATTGCTCGCAAAGGACTACTCCTTCTCGATAACTGATTGCTACCATGAACCTGGCCATCCGCCCACCAGATCCACAATGAGACCCTTTAGCCGTGCATCCAGTTCTTGGGCCCTCTTCAGGTTTTCGCCAAATGCAAACATGCGTTGATCGAGCCTGATCGGCAGGTTTGTATTTGTGTGCAAAACTAACCCCATCTAAATAGAAAGTGACTTGTTCAGTCCACAGGGAGCACGTATACTCACGCTTTATCCGACGTGCAAATTTCAGCCTCCTTTCGTGATCTGCCATTGTTAAAATACCTTTTCGACAGGCCTGTATGTACTTATAGCCGTGTCTGTGTAGCAAACGCCTTACGGTCTTACAGGAGACAGTCCTAGCATCTATTCCCGCTTCGAACATGAGCCTCTTGATGGTAAAGGAACCCTCTTGTCTTTGAAGGACATCGATTTGTCGCAATAGCAACCGCTCATTGCGTTCACTAAGTTTCGAAGACGTCCGCTGCCCTGAATATCTGCTCTGCACACATTCCTTTTTAAACAACAATTTCCGTTATTTAGGATTCGGTTAAGCGATGCACGAGAAATATTGTATTTCTTTACCATGTCTTGCTTTTTGGCGCCATCGTTTTCCATAATGAAACAAAGATAAACGCGAATTTCTGCGCCGATAACTCCGTGAAAAACCATTTCGTTCAAATTTTTCACCATTAATGAGTCATTTGTGTCATAGTAATTTCCCTCTAATGCGTGCGACGGGTCttttcgcaggaaaattttGACGCTTAGTATTTTCTAGATGAAATGAATATATATAAAATACCTATCTTTCTTAAAAGCATCAAATTCaaacaatcatggacaaaagttgttGAGACACATTAAAATTACCACCCTTTTTCCTTGGTGAGAGTTCTGCTCTATTCCTTCGGGAAAAATAGCCTCCCCTTTCCCCGTTTTCAATTTTGGAAACAAGTGAACATTTACGAAGTGTTTTGTAACATTGTTTGGGGGGGCGGGGGTGATTACTGATGAAAAGAATGTTTTCATTCCAGTACAAAATTCTGTTCTTTGTTCGAAAGCATTACTTTTCCTTAATTgtctcaacacttttgtccatgattgtggTTTGATACTCATCCCATCGCTAGGCAAATGGAGTGGAATGATACTAATATCTGAGTGATCAGTCAATGGGACCACTCCACTTTCTTCCAAGCGTGCGATTAACAAATATGAAACAAGGAGACTCTTGATGATTCCATTTAGTGGTATATCccactttttctttgtttctggtTGACTTGGAAGGGACAAATGGTAGGTTCCAATCTTTCCATTGAAAGTAATTCGTTGCACCGTTTTTCAGTCCGTTGAAACCTGGACCTTGGAGCAAATTCATGATCTTGTCCTTGCCATGAAAGGCAAGAGTTTCTGAAAATAAGACTGCATCCTTGTCATGGGAGAATTGCTCTTTGCAATCTCCTGACTTCAGGGCAAATTGCAACGCATTGTTCAACACTttcagggctcgagactaacggtagccaactagccatAGACTAGTGAAAATTCCATTTTGGGTAGtggtttttgcgcttcactagccattttggctaggaaaaatttgtgagcactggaggcccagagaacatcaattaaaagttaatttcaagttgttaacAAAACGAGATTGAGTCAGAGGGTGCAGAATTTAAAACATTGTCTGTAATAAACattatgtatataatttattggcccaaacaagaacttcaaattactaattaaaactgctatagaatggttgacttttttgtttgtaaaaagcgaAGAAGGACCAATGAACTGCTTGCCGTTAACTATTAGT
The Acropora muricata isolate sample 2 chromosome 3, ASM3666990v1, whole genome shotgun sequence genome window above contains:
- the LOC136912451 gene encoding uncharacterized protein — encoded protein: MADHERRLKFARRIKREYTCSLWTEQVTFYLDGVSFAHKYKPADQARSTHVCIWRKPEEGPRTGCTAKGSHCGSGGRMARFMVAISYREGVVLCEQYDTLDGHCFKDLVQRECGNMFEKTNKGDSKLWIQDGDSSQNSALARCSCLALGAQLLSIPPRSPDINPTENFFKLVKDRLTKDAIANNITWENFLDFSKRVRDNIDHG